The DNA window GGGCTGGCGGTCGATGCGGTCATCGGTTTGCCGACCATCGCCAGTCTGTTCTGACGCGGCCTGAACTCACCCGGTCTGTCCCTGAACTCACCCTCTGTCTCTGACCGATCAGTCCGGAAGCAGGACCGTTGAACCCGTGGTGACCCGTCCCTCGAGGTCGGTGTGCGCCTTCTCCGCGTCGGCGAGCCGGTAACGCTGCCCGACGCGCACGTCCACCGAACCGTCCGCGACGGCCCCCAGGAATTCACCGGCCCGCCACCGCAGTTCGTCGGTGTCGGCGATGAAGTGGGCCAGCGTCGGACGGGTCACCGACAGCGAACCGGCGGCGCTGAGCCGTTGCAGATCGAAGGGCGGCACCGGGCCGCTGGCAGCCCCGAACAGCACGATGATGCCGCGCACGGCGGTCACCGCGAGGGACTGCTCAAAGGTGTCGGCTCCGACGCCGTCGTAGGTCACCGACACCCCGCGGCCTCCCGTGAGGTCACGAACCTGTGTGACGAGGTCGTCGCCGTAGCGCAACACGTGATCTGCGCCGGCGCCCGCGGACAGCTCGGCCTTCTCGTCGCTGGACACGGTGGTGATCACGGTGAGTCCGCGCTTCTTCGCCAGCTGGGTGAGTACCAGACCCACACCGCCGGCCCCGGCGTGCACCAGCACGGTGTCGCCGGACCGCGGGTGTGCGCTGCCGTCGAGCAGATAGTGGGCCGTGAGTCCGCGCAGCAGCGATGAACCGGCCGCGGCGTCGTCCACCCCGTCGGGGATGGGAACCAGCCGCGCGGCCGGCACGGCGACGAGCTCGGCGTAACTCGCCGGTCCGTCACACCAGCACACCCGCTGCCCGGCGGTGAGGTCGGTGACCTCGGCACCGACGTCGACGATGGTGCCGGCGCCCTCGCTGCCCGGGATGTAGGGCGGTGTGGAGGGATACATCCCGCGGCGGAAATAGGTGTCGATGAAATTGACGCCGACGGCCGAGGTCTTCACGAGTACCTCGCCGGGGCCGGGGATCGGATCGTCCACCGTGCCGTAGGACAGCACCTCGGGTCCGCCATGTCGGGTTACCTGAATCGCGCGCATGTCTTCTGTTTACACCGCCGCCGCGTGGGGTCTCGACAGTGAGGTCTTGTTACCGGGCGGTATGCTCACGGGCATGACTGACGCTGCGACGGAACACGATCCCGACGAGCAGAACCCGTCCACACAGAAGCCGGTCACGGCGCCGGCCCAGGTGGTTTCCTCGGTCCGCGGGTTCGTCGCCCGGGAGGGTGGGGAGGCCAAGGCCGTCCTGCAGCCGATCGGGACCGCGGGCGTACGCATCACGCTCGTCGGCGAGGACGGCGGGATCCTCGGTGACCGCGTCGTGGACGACATCGCGACCGCGCACGCGGTCGTCGACGCCGTCGAGGGTGTCGAGATCGCCGAGTGGGACCGTGATCTGACGTCGGCGGCCACCGTGAAGCCGTCGCACTACCGCAAGATGGCGGGCTGGGTGGCCGGTCAGAAGCGGTTCCCCAAGGCGCGCAACTCGGCGATTCTCTGAAGACTCCGGCCGTCAGCCGATCGGTTGGGGCTCGCGGTCGTGCTTGCGTGACGGCGCGAACTCCAGGATCAGCCAGGTGGCGCCGATCAGCAGCGCCGCGCTGCCGGCCATGTGCAAGATCACCAGCAGGATCGGCAGATCCGTCACGTACTGCACCACGCCGATGACGCCCTGGACGGCGAGCAACCCGACGAAGGTCAGCGCCGTACGTTGCTGCGGCACGCCGAGGACGCGGGTGAACACCACGAGCGCCACCGACAACCCGATCAGGACGAACACGGCGTCGGCGTGCAACTGCGTGGCGTGGTCGGGCGCCAGGCCGTTGCGGGGCGCATCGGCGTCCCCGGCGTGCGGACCCGACCCGGTGACCACCGTGCCCAGGTAGATGGTCACCCAGGTCACCAGATAGGTGAGCCACGAGAGGTATCTACCCAGACGCTGCGCCGACGACGGTTCCGGCGCGGCGACCTCGGTGTCCGGGTACGGCCGCGTCCGGTGCACCAGCACAGTGGACCCGGACACCAGCGCCATGGAGAGCAGGAAGTGCAGGGCGACGACCCACGGGTTGAGATCGGTGAGGACCGTGATCCCGCCGATGACGCCCTGAAATGGGATGCCCAGCGCCAGCACGGTCGCCAGTCGGCGATCGGCGCGGGTCGAGCCCGCGCGGCGCCAGACGGCCACCCAGGTGGCGATGGCGATCGCGATGAGCACCCAGGTCAGCATGCGGTTACCGAATTCGATCACGCCGTGATAGCCGAGTGCCTGGTGCGGGACGAAGGACGTGTCGGTACAGCGGGGCCACGTGGGGCACCCGAGCCCGGAGCCGGTCAGGCGCACCGCGCCGCCGGTTGCGACGATGCCCACGTT is part of the Gordonia bronchialis DSM 43247 genome and encodes:
- a CDS encoding COX15/CtaA family protein produces the protein MTTSQSPARAGQENDATAQSAAPVAGRWSRVPYFGTPTARFVHRWAIALLVANVGIVATGGAVRLTGSGLGCPTWPRCTDTSFVPHQALGYHGVIEFGNRMLTWVLIAIAIATWVAVWRRAGSTRADRRLATVLALGIPFQGVIGGITVLTDLNPWVVALHFLLSMALVSGSTVLVHRTRPYPDTEVAAPEPSSAQRLGRYLSWLTYLVTWVTIYLGTVVTGSGPHAGDADAPRNGLAPDHATQLHADAVFVLIGLSVALVVFTRVLGVPQQRTALTFVGLLAVQGVIGVVQYVTDLPILLVILHMAGSAALLIGATWLILEFAPSRKHDREPQPIG
- a CDS encoding quinone oxidoreductase family protein, whose amino-acid sequence is MRAIQVTRHGGPEVLSYGTVDDPIPGPGEVLVKTSAVGVNFIDTYFRRGMYPSTPPYIPGSEGAGTIVDVGAEVTDLTAGQRVCWCDGPASYAELVAVPAARLVPIPDGVDDAAAGSSLLRGLTAHYLLDGSAHPRSGDTVLVHAGAGGVGLVLTQLAKKRGLTVITTVSSDEKAELSAGAGADHVLRYGDDLVTQVRDLTGGRGVSVTYDGVGADTFEQSLAVTAVRGIIVLFGAASGPVPPFDLQRLSAAGSLSVTRPTLAHFIADTDELRWRAGEFLGAVADGSVDVRVGQRYRLADAEKAHTDLEGRVTTGSTVLLPD